A section of the bacterium SCSIO 12696 genome encodes:
- a CDS encoding PilZ domain-containing protein has protein sequence MSQTERRRYFRINDTIGLSYSLLDNSEESTDAQDVGITAAHVLAKIDGEMNTLVNALWRENPTAAKILGLLNRKIEVLTDEVVGDEREVIEGQQRETQVNISGCGIAFNCDERMQSGQLLRLFITLKPSNVHLTINGQVVACESNADQQEFPFHLRISFTEEETAAQEALIQHIVQRQFATRR, from the coding sequence GTGAGCCAAACTGAACGCCGCCGCTATTTTCGCATCAATGACACCATTGGCCTGAGCTACAGCCTGCTGGATAACAGCGAGGAAAGCACTGACGCCCAAGACGTGGGCATTACCGCTGCTCACGTCTTGGCAAAGATTGATGGCGAGATGAACACGCTGGTAAACGCGCTGTGGCGAGAAAACCCCACCGCAGCAAAGATACTGGGCTTACTCAACCGCAAGATCGAAGTGTTAACCGATGAAGTGGTGGGCGATGAGCGGGAAGTCATCGAAGGCCAGCAGCGAGAAACCCAGGTTAATATCAGCGGCTGTGGTATCGCTTTCAACTGTGACGAGCGCATGCAAAGCGGCCAACTTCTGCGCCTGTTTATCACCCTGAAGCCGTCCAACGTTCACTTGACCATCAACGGGCAGGTGGTCGCCTGCGAGTCCAATGCGGACCAACAAGAATTTCCCTTCCATTTGCGCATTAGCTTTACCGAAGAGGAAACCGCTGCCCAGGAAGCGTTGATACAGCATATTGTGCAGCGGCAGTTTGCAACTCGGCGATAG
- a CDS encoding APC family permease, with protein sequence MTVQHIKTLKSRDLTLFTVSAILLLDTLAAAASVGVSSIFWWLFLAVIFFLPFGLISSEMGTTYPEQGGVYAWVRNAFGKRWGSRISWAYWVNTALWNPSIFILFAGVFKQLFAPNLSLTWQIVIGIALSWISVIINIVTLKVGKWVPNVGAIFKLIIFATLILGGLNYVQDNGMANEITMDTLMPTWSGSLEYIPAIIYGMLGFELMCASSDEIKNPAKDIPKATLISGCIILLFYTLGTLAILAAVPVADVNLVEGLVDTLTLFFGGSTFGTAFVTILGIAALYTFLSNGVTWAMGCNRAMSEAALDGELPKFLGKTHPQSGTPVGAAIAMGILSTLVLLFYGIIASSNEDLFWSLFSFSAVIFLLTYIGMMLAFLKLRKVDAERHRPFRIPGGSWLPKLSAYSCLSVILLALVLFIWIPEEGMQWPVFLGTVVTMLLGEALVRKAEKEKIKSKT encoded by the coding sequence ATGACCGTACAACATATAAAGACACTTAAATCTCGCGATTTAACGCTGTTTACCGTATCGGCTATTTTATTGTTGGATACCCTCGCTGCGGCCGCATCTGTAGGTGTTTCCAGTATTTTTTGGTGGTTGTTTCTCGCCGTAATTTTCTTTTTGCCATTCGGGCTTATCAGCTCTGAGATGGGCACCACTTACCCAGAACAAGGCGGTGTATATGCTTGGGTTCGCAATGCGTTTGGCAAACGCTGGGGGTCGCGTATCTCCTGGGCTTACTGGGTAAATACCGCGCTGTGGAACCCGTCTATATTTATTTTGTTTGCGGGGGTTTTTAAACAACTTTTTGCACCGAACCTGTCGTTAACCTGGCAGATTGTGATAGGCATTGCTCTGTCCTGGATTTCCGTCATCATCAATATCGTGACGTTAAAAGTAGGCAAGTGGGTACCCAATGTGGGCGCGATTTTTAAATTGATTATTTTTGCCACCTTGATCCTTGGCGGACTGAATTACGTACAAGACAATGGCATGGCCAATGAAATCACCATGGATACACTGATGCCCACCTGGAGCGGCAGCCTTGAGTATATCCCGGCGATTATTTACGGAATGCTGGGGTTTGAATTGATGTGCGCCAGTTCTGATGAAATTAAAAACCCAGCCAAAGACATACCCAAAGCAACATTGATCTCCGGCTGCATTATTTTGCTGTTTTACACACTGGGAACACTGGCCATATTAGCCGCTGTTCCCGTAGCCGACGTCAATTTGGTAGAAGGGCTGGTTGATACCCTGACACTGTTTTTCGGAGGCAGTACGTTCGGCACTGCTTTTGTGACCATTCTAGGTATTGCCGCCCTATATACGTTTTTATCCAATGGTGTCACCTGGGCCATGGGCTGTAACCGAGCCATGTCTGAAGCGGCATTGGATGGCGAACTTCCTAAATTCTTGGGTAAAACTCATCCACAGAGCGGCACACCGGTGGGTGCAGCTATCGCCATGGGCATACTGAGTACTCTTGTACTGCTCTTTTATGGGATTATTGCTTCATCTAATGAAGATCTTTTCTGGTCTCTGTTTTCATTCAGTGCTGTGATTTTTTTGCTCACCTATATAGGCATGATGTTGGCCTTCCTGAAACTGCGCAAAGTGGATGCAGAACGCCACCGCCCCTTCCGCATACCTGGTGGAAGCTGGCTACCAAAACTATCTGCTTACAGCTGCCTGTCTGTGATTTTGCTGGCACTGGTGTTGTTTATCTGGATACCTGAGGAAGGTATGCAATGGCCGGTTTTTCTTGGAACCGTCGTTACCATGCTACTGGGTGAGGCTTTAGTCAGAAAAGCAGAAAAAGAAAAAATCAAATCAAAAACTTAA
- a CDS encoding TonB-dependent receptor: MKFTRKPLCAAIFLSGAACMVATSQADVLEEVVVTAQKRAQSVNSIGVSANAFSGNQLSSLGVDNPVDLGAVTPGLISVNVTSGGTPVFAIRGIGLDDFSPNNTSGVGVYTDEVFASNPAFLGGQLFDVERVEVLKGPQGTLYGKNTTGGAINFISNKPTDEFEGSFEVSYGRFNTLEMTGVVSGSLSETVRGRLSANFVDSDGWQTDVATGQEFGTDERFAIRGLLDFDIGESGSALLKVYHSQDTSKPVSPEVQGLGDFFGDPSFDALNSPEDPRLVTAGDLIVDRDEDGSGVSLHLNYELENFNFVSISAWDQYDRQVVDNYGGSAAAILDLFQDNEMEQWSQEFRFVSNGDGNFTWVAGLNISNEEVTVLDTFDDSYLVTDSTNVSFVFDPADVTAQGLDLLTADYVQETDSYGLYLHTETQLNDVLKLTVGARYSYDDRSFNGVATNSDADNSFNDVITSLNDSQTDSAFTGKVGLDWNANEDVLVYGSISTSYKSGTYYGAAVLDDVAWAYVEPEDVTAFEVGFKASLLDGAMQFNGAAFFLDYEDRQSLISLVVDDFSNALGFPVVDTTLVNVPESESQGFELDVTWAATDQLSIVAGVGYLDSEVTRAPTAADMRGINPDPTVNDQATIDGAGFVDALAGPLNAGSTLSQAPEWSYNGLIAYEIPLSETLILNLQANYSRVDTQVAQLADANAEYGPVKSLGAQVSLAQADGKWQATLFGKNITDDDAETYSFSSFAGRSVYRQKPATYGIKFKYLFE; the protein is encoded by the coding sequence ATGAAATTTACTCGTAAGCCGTTGTGCGCTGCTATTTTCCTTTCTGGTGCAGCTTGCATGGTGGCTACAAGCCAAGCGGATGTACTTGAAGAAGTTGTGGTTACTGCGCAAAAACGCGCCCAATCGGTTAACAGTATTGGTGTTTCCGCCAACGCATTTTCTGGCAATCAGCTGAGCTCTCTCGGTGTGGACAATCCGGTGGATCTGGGTGCGGTTACTCCCGGGTTGATCTCGGTTAATGTGACTTCTGGTGGTACCCCGGTATTTGCTATTCGCGGCATCGGGCTGGACGACTTCAGCCCCAATAATACCAGTGGTGTAGGTGTTTACACCGACGAAGTGTTTGCCAGCAACCCGGCGTTTCTCGGTGGGCAATTATTCGATGTTGAGCGTGTTGAGGTGCTTAAAGGGCCACAAGGCACACTGTATGGAAAGAACACCACAGGGGGTGCTATTAACTTTATCAGCAATAAGCCTACGGATGAATTTGAAGGTTCTTTTGAAGTCAGTTATGGCCGTTTTAATACCCTGGAAATGACCGGTGTTGTTAGTGGCTCTTTGTCAGAAACCGTGCGCGGCCGCCTGAGTGCTAACTTTGTTGACAGCGATGGTTGGCAAACAGATGTGGCGACAGGCCAGGAGTTTGGTACCGATGAGCGTTTTGCCATTCGTGGCCTACTGGATTTCGATATTGGCGAATCTGGCAGTGCGCTGCTCAAGGTATATCACAGCCAGGATACTTCCAAACCCGTTTCACCAGAAGTGCAGGGCTTGGGTGATTTTTTTGGGGATCCATCTTTTGATGCGCTCAACTCACCTGAAGACCCAAGGCTGGTGACTGCCGGTGACCTGATTGTCGACCGTGATGAAGATGGTAGTGGGGTGTCTCTGCATCTGAACTACGAGCTGGAAAATTTTAATTTTGTTTCTATTTCGGCATGGGATCAGTACGACCGCCAGGTTGTTGATAACTACGGCGGTTCTGCAGCGGCGATTCTCGATTTGTTCCAGGATAATGAAATGGAGCAATGGTCTCAGGAGTTCCGTTTCGTCAGTAACGGTGATGGCAACTTTACCTGGGTCGCCGGTTTAAACATTTCCAATGAGGAAGTAACTGTTCTCGATACTTTTGATGACTCCTACCTGGTAACAGATTCCACCAACGTCAGTTTTGTGTTCGATCCTGCTGATGTAACAGCTCAGGGCCTGGACTTGCTGACTGCAGATTATGTACAGGAAACCGATTCTTACGGCCTTTATCTGCACACGGAAACCCAACTGAACGATGTGTTGAAGTTGACCGTAGGCGCACGTTACTCCTACGACGATCGCTCGTTTAACGGCGTTGCCACAAACAGCGATGCGGACAACAGCTTCAATGACGTGATTACCTCTCTCAATGACAGCCAGACCGACAGCGCCTTTACCGGAAAAGTAGGGTTAGACTGGAATGCCAATGAAGATGTGCTTGTATACGGCAGTATATCCACCAGCTACAAAAGCGGTACTTATTATGGTGCTGCAGTGCTCGACGATGTGGCCTGGGCCTATGTGGAGCCAGAAGACGTGACTGCCTTTGAAGTGGGCTTCAAGGCATCCTTGCTGGATGGTGCCATGCAATTTAACGGTGCTGCTTTCTTCCTGGACTATGAAGACCGTCAGTCGCTGATTAGTTTGGTAGTAGATGACTTCAGTAATGCCTTGGGGTTTCCGGTAGTAGATACAACCCTGGTGAATGTGCCGGAATCGGAGAGCCAGGGCTTTGAACTGGATGTAACCTGGGCGGCCACAGACCAGCTTAGTATTGTCGCCGGCGTGGGCTACCTGGACAGCGAAGTGACCCGTGCTCCCACCGCGGCGGATATGCGCGGCATTAACCCAGACCCAACTGTGAACGACCAGGCAACTATCGATGGCGCCGGTTTTGTTGATGCTCTGGCAGGTCCACTGAACGCAGGCTCTACCTTGTCACAAGCGCCGGAGTGGAGCTATAACGGCTTAATAGCCTACGAAATTCCTCTCAGCGAAACGTTGATCTTAAATCTGCAGGCTAATTACAGCAGGGTGGACACTCAAGTAGCGCAGTTGGCTGATGCGAATGCAGAGTATGGCCCCGTAAAGTCACTCGGCGCTCAGGTTTCATTGGCGCAAGCAGATGGCAAGTGGCAGGCGACATTGTTTGGCAAAAACATCACCGATGATGATGCTGAAACATACTCGTTCAGTAGTTTTGCTGGCCGCTCAGTGTACCGCCAGAAACCTGCAACCTACGGTATAAAATTCAAATATTTGTTTGAGTAA
- a CDS encoding DUF692 domain-containing protein, with translation MDKRFLGFGLGLRTNHFQHVLDHQPDIDWFEVISENFMISGGKPKYYLQQIRERYPMVMHGVSLSLGSTDPLDMDYLRRLKTLAAEVKPQWLSDHLCWTSQGGINSHDLLPMPYTEEALNHIAGRIRQVQDFLGQQILVENVSSYLTYQDSAMEEWEFLNEVAERADCLILLDINNIYVSARNHHFNPQQYLDGISRNRVQQFHLAGHSDYGDYVVDTHDHDVPDPVWELYAKALQRFGAISTMIERDDNIPSFDELYSELQQAKSIAQQQLPASALRTATTTEATL, from the coding sequence ATGGACAAGCGCTTTCTCGGCTTTGGCCTGGGGCTCCGCACCAATCACTTCCAACACGTTCTCGATCATCAGCCGGATATCGATTGGTTCGAAGTGATTTCTGAAAATTTTATGATCAGTGGCGGCAAGCCCAAATACTATTTGCAGCAAATTCGCGAACGCTACCCCATGGTGATGCACGGGGTTTCCCTGTCACTGGGTTCTACAGACCCTCTGGATATGGATTACCTGAGGCGTCTGAAAACTCTGGCAGCCGAGGTCAAACCGCAATGGCTGTCGGATCATCTGTGCTGGACATCCCAAGGCGGCATCAACAGCCACGATCTGTTGCCCATGCCCTACACCGAAGAAGCGTTGAATCACATTGCCGGGCGCATTCGCCAGGTACAGGATTTTTTGGGTCAGCAAATACTGGTAGAAAACGTCTCTTCGTACCTGACTTATCAGGATTCCGCCATGGAAGAGTGGGAATTTTTAAACGAAGTGGCCGAGCGCGCCGACTGCTTGATACTGCTGGATATCAACAACATTTACGTCAGCGCCCGCAACCACCACTTTAACCCACAGCAGTATCTGGATGGCATCAGCCGCAACCGTGTACAACAATTTCACCTGGCCGGTCACTCCGACTATGGCGACTACGTGGTGGACACCCACGACCACGATGTACCCGACCCGGTATGGGAGCTGTACGCCAAAGCTCTGCAACGCTTTGGTGCCATCAGCACCATGATTGAACGGGACGACAACATTCCCAGTTTTGACGAACTGTACAGTGAGCTCCAGCAAGCCAAATCCATCGCCCAGCAACAACTGCCCGCTAGCGCCCTGCGTACGGCAACCACCACCGAGGCCACCCTGTGA
- a CDS encoding S9 family peptidase: MATKNAAFNYPDSKRDETVVDNYHGTQVADPYRWLEDDVRENPEVAQWVKQQNAVTNQYLRSMPERKRIEKRMTQLWDYAKVGLPTKKGDRYFLRMNSGLQNQSPVYMAASLSDEPQVIIDPNTWSDDGTVALAEVNYSPNGKYIAYGVQKSGSDWRTGRVLEVSTGNVLDDEILGTKYGFQAVWLEDESGFYYSRFPIPENGQDFQSLNHFSKVYFHKLGTPQSQDTLVFGNPDEPEWYFGAELTNDDRYLLISTGKGTDRNNRLDYFDLSKPGSTAVSLIDHFDAAWSLIHSDGSQLYFATTDNAPLRRVVMIDLQNPSRENWQEIVPEQALNLDGISAVGGKFIAQYLKDALTEVRLYAMDGTPEGNIEMPGIGTASGFAGKAKDSETFYSFSSYTRPSTIYQYNVETGDSTLWKQPQLAFNPDDYESTQVFYPSKDGTQIPMIISHKKGVQLDGNNPTLIYGYGGFNISLKPRFSVANLTWMEMGGIYAVCNLRGGGEYGEKWHKAGTKLSKQNVFDDFHAGAVYLIKHKYTSPKHLASYGRSNGGLLIGAAINQRPELYAAALPTVGVMDMLRFNQFTAGRYWVDDYGSSANPEEFEALYAYSPYHNTADIDYPAVMVNTADTDDRVVPGHSFKYIAAMQHAYKGNKPMLIRIESKAGHGSGKPTHKIIEEYSDMWAFIARHTELELPEKYDQ, encoded by the coding sequence ATGGCAACAAAAAATGCCGCTTTCAACTACCCAGACAGCAAACGCGACGAAACCGTGGTAGACAACTACCACGGTACCCAAGTAGCCGACCCCTATCGCTGGCTGGAAGACGATGTTCGCGAAAATCCAGAAGTGGCTCAGTGGGTAAAGCAACAGAATGCGGTCACCAACCAATACCTCCGATCCATGCCTGAGCGCAAGCGTATCGAAAAGCGCATGACCCAACTTTGGGATTACGCAAAAGTCGGCTTACCCACTAAAAAAGGCGACCGTTATTTTCTGCGCATGAACAGCGGCCTGCAAAACCAAAGCCCGGTGTATATGGCAGCCTCCCTGAGCGACGAACCACAAGTCATTATCGACCCGAATACCTGGTCCGATGACGGCACGGTGGCTCTGGCGGAGGTCAACTACAGTCCCAACGGCAAATACATTGCCTACGGCGTTCAGAAAAGCGGTTCCGACTGGCGTACTGGCAGGGTGCTGGAAGTCAGCACCGGTAACGTTCTCGACGATGAAATACTGGGCACCAAGTATGGCTTTCAGGCGGTGTGGCTGGAGGATGAATCCGGTTTCTATTACAGCCGCTTCCCCATCCCTGAAAATGGCCAGGATTTTCAAAGCTTGAACCATTTCAGCAAAGTGTATTTTCACAAATTGGGAACACCGCAAAGCCAAGATACTCTGGTGTTCGGCAATCCGGATGAGCCGGAATGGTACTTTGGTGCTGAACTGACCAACGACGACCGTTACCTGCTGATCAGCACCGGTAAAGGCACCGACCGCAATAACCGCTTGGATTACTTCGACCTGTCCAAACCAGGTTCTACGGCTGTTTCTTTGATCGACCACTTTGATGCCGCCTGGAGCCTGATTCACTCCGATGGTAGCCAGCTGTATTTTGCCACGACCGACAACGCCCCACTTCGTCGTGTGGTTATGATCGACCTGCAAAACCCAAGCAGAGAAAACTGGCAAGAAATTGTTCCCGAACAAGCTTTGAATTTGGATGGCATCAGTGCAGTGGGTGGTAAATTTATTGCCCAATATTTGAAAGACGCGCTCACCGAAGTTCGTCTGTACGCCATGGATGGAACCCCTGAAGGCAATATCGAAATGCCAGGCATTGGCACAGCCAGCGGCTTTGCTGGAAAGGCTAAAGACAGCGAAACATTTTACAGCTTTTCCAGCTACACACGCCCAAGCACTATCTATCAGTACAACGTGGAAACCGGTGACAGCACCCTGTGGAAGCAGCCTCAGTTGGCGTTTAACCCAGACGACTATGAATCCACTCAAGTATTTTATCCATCGAAAGATGGCACCCAAATTCCCATGATTATCAGCCACAAGAAAGGCGTTCAGCTGGACGGTAACAACCCAACCCTGATTTATGGTTATGGCGGTTTTAATATTTCCCTGAAGCCACGCTTTTCTGTGGCCAATCTCACCTGGATGGAAATGGGCGGCATCTACGCAGTGTGTAATTTACGCGGCGGCGGCGAATACGGCGAAAAGTGGCACAAAGCAGGCACCAAATTAAGCAAACAGAATGTGTTTGACGACTTTCATGCCGGTGCCGTTTACCTGATTAAACACAAATACACCAGCCCCAAACACTTGGCCAGTTACGGGCGCTCAAACGGTGGTTTGCTCATTGGCGCCGCCATTAATCAGCGCCCGGAACTGTACGCCGCTGCCCTGCCCACCGTGGGCGTCATGGATATGCTGCGCTTCAATCAATTCACCGCTGGACGCTACTGGGTGGATGATTACGGTTCGTCCGCCAACCCGGAAGAATTTGAAGCGCTGTACGCTTATTCTCCCTATCACAACACCGCCGATATCGATTACCCAGCGGTGATGGTAAACACCGCTGATACCGATGATCGCGTGGTGCCCGGGCACAGTTTTAAATACATTGCCGCCATGCAGCATGCCTACAAAGGCAACAAGCCCATGCTAATTCGCATTGAAAGCAAAGCTGGCCACGGCTCAGGCAAACCCACCCATAAAATTATCGAAGAATACAGCGATATGTGGGCATTTATTGCCAGGCACACCGAGCTTGAATTACCAGAAAAATACGATCAATAA
- a CDS encoding aminotransferase, producing MSINVDFSQFDSASINAEDKAHHTHPWQLLDVFPEEGALPIAAAKGAYIYDTDGKKYLDAVGGLWCTNIGLGREEMADVIAEQVRQMAYASAFVDLTNVPATKLAKKLADLAPGDLNHTMFTCGGSTAVDTAYRLIQFYQNCRGLHDKKHILSRINSYHGSTYAAMSIGGKPGDHPEEFDFISDTIHHLASPNYYRAPEGMSEAEFLDTLIQEMDDKIHELGADKVAAFFAEPVLGAGGVIVPPEGYHRRTWELCQKHDILYVSDEVVTAFGRLGEWFSSKDLFDIQPDIIISAKGITSGYQPLGACIYSSRIHNVIAKKDTGRCFANGYTYSAHPVACAAALKNIEIMERENLLQHVKELGPYFQEQIATLKDLPIVGDVRGSHLMVCVEMVSDQSTKELFPEELDIGKLVANQADALGLIVRPIVNLNVMSPPLVISREDVDFIVSTLRQAIEATMTQLEKQKIWKRPVAG from the coding sequence GTGAGTATTAACGTAGATTTTAGCCAGTTTGACAGCGCTTCCATCAACGCCGAAGACAAGGCACACCACACCCACCCCTGGCAACTTCTGGATGTGTTCCCTGAAGAAGGTGCATTGCCCATTGCCGCTGCCAAAGGTGCCTATATCTACGACACCGACGGTAAAAAATATTTGGATGCAGTAGGTGGTTTATGGTGCACCAACATCGGTTTGGGCCGTGAAGAGATGGCCGATGTCATTGCAGAGCAAGTTAGACAAATGGCTTACGCCAGTGCCTTCGTGGATCTGACCAATGTGCCGGCAACCAAACTGGCAAAAAAACTCGCTGACCTGGCTCCGGGAGATCTCAACCACACTATGTTTACCTGTGGGGGTTCCACCGCAGTGGACACCGCATACCGGTTAATTCAGTTTTATCAAAACTGTCGAGGTCTGCACGATAAAAAACACATTTTGTCGCGCATCAATTCTTACCATGGTTCCACCTACGCAGCTATGTCTATTGGCGGCAAACCCGGGGATCACCCGGAAGAATTTGATTTTATCAGCGACACCATTCACCACTTGGCTTCTCCCAATTATTACCGTGCCCCTGAGGGCATGAGCGAAGCGGAATTTCTCGATACGCTGATTCAAGAGATGGACGATAAAATCCACGAGCTTGGCGCCGATAAGGTTGCTGCATTTTTTGCCGAACCCGTGCTCGGAGCGGGTGGTGTTATCGTGCCACCAGAGGGTTACCACCGCCGCACTTGGGAGCTGTGCCAAAAACACGACATTCTGTATGTTTCCGACGAAGTGGTTACCGCCTTCGGCCGTTTGGGAGAATGGTTTAGCAGCAAAGACCTGTTCGACATCCAGCCCGATATTATTATCAGCGCCAAGGGCATTACCTCCGGCTACCAACCATTGGGTGCCTGTATTTACTCGAGCCGCATCCACAATGTGATTGCGAAAAAAGATACTGGCCGCTGTTTCGCCAACGGCTATACCTATTCGGCTCACCCAGTGGCCTGTGCTGCCGCGCTTAAAAATATCGAGATTATGGAGCGGGAAAACCTTCTCCAACACGTCAAAGAGTTAGGCCCTTACTTCCAGGAACAAATAGCCACACTCAAAGATTTACCCATTGTCGGCGATGTGCGCGGCTCGCATTTGATGGTGTGTGTGGAAATGGTCAGCGATCAAAGCACCAAAGAACTGTTCCCTGAAGAATTGGATATCGGCAAACTGGTTGCCAACCAGGCTGACGCCCTCGGCCTGATTGTACGGCCAATCGTCAACCTCAACGTGATGTCACCTCCGCTGGTTATTAGCCGCGAAGACGTGGACTTTATTGTCAGCACACTGCGGCAAGCCATCGAGGCCACGATGACACAGCTGGAAAAGCAAAAGATATGGAAGCGACCAGTAGCAGGCTAG
- a CDS encoding putative DNA-binding domain-containing protein, translated as MTELAELQQRFIEFLTAVDTGSTMDDLVQDDPQLGADVRLNIYRNAYRLRLRETIDNDHEMLGFYLGDDLFEQMVAGYIQNHPSQHRSLRQFANQLPQYLATTEPFKSHPIIGEIAAFERLLMDVFDAPEANRASLEQLQQLAPEQWPQMQLRLHPSVQFFNARWNSVESWQRLRAEQAPEPATEQPDSLWLLWRSPERLSEFRSCDALEWNSLQLAVRGANFADLCAQAAEDLPEEQVGQTMAGQLQEWLRCGVVSQIIV; from the coding sequence GTGACCGAGCTGGCCGAACTGCAACAGCGCTTTATTGAGTTTTTAACCGCAGTAGACACCGGTTCGACAATGGACGACTTGGTGCAAGATGACCCTCAACTGGGTGCCGATGTGCGTTTGAATATCTACCGCAATGCCTATCGGCTGCGCTTGCGGGAAACCATCGACAACGACCACGAAATGCTGGGTTTTTATCTGGGTGACGACCTGTTCGAGCAAATGGTTGCCGGCTATATTCAAAATCACCCATCCCAGCACCGCTCTCTGCGGCAGTTTGCCAACCAACTGCCGCAGTACTTGGCCACAACAGAACCGTTTAAAAGCCACCCCATCATCGGTGAAATCGCCGCCTTTGAACGGCTACTGATGGATGTATTTGACGCCCCAGAAGCCAACCGAGCCTCCCTTGAGCAGTTGCAACAGTTGGCCCCTGAACAGTGGCCACAGATGCAGCTGCGCCTGCACCCCAGCGTGCAATTTTTCAACGCCCGGTGGAACAGTGTAGAAAGTTGGCAGCGATTGCGCGCAGAGCAGGCACCAGAGCCCGCCACTGAGCAGCCAGACAGCCTTTGGCTACTGTGGCGCAGCCCCGAACGACTGTCGGAATTTCGATCTTGCGATGCCCTGGAATGGAATAGCCTGCAATTAGCGGTACGAGGTGCCAATTTTGCAGACCTTTGTGCGCAGGCCGCCGAAGATCTTCCCGAAGAACAGGTAGGGCAAACTATGGCCGGGCAGCTGCAAGAGTGGCTGCGCTGTGGGGTCGTTAGCCAAATCATCGTGTAG
- a CDS encoding helix-turn-helix transcriptional regulator, with protein MRNDLEIFSDAVASLLPTLGSDSFPGQLVALLKRLVSFNNALVLIYRKNKKPLLVYNDLPTTEREVNVVRFMEGAYLLDPCFRAIADNKANGFYRLKDIVPNGFGSSEYYRSYYRYTGLTDEFGYVMPIGNEIGINIALGRTQTSQGINRRDVQVLNDITQTVAELCRQHWNMGHTNGDTSSLPHQLESALDNFGRSLLTDRETQVVQLFLHGHSTRSIADKLGISPETVKLHRKNSYAKLDVCSQAELFYLFIDSLSSLENYTGGDPLVGYLTHAN; from the coding sequence ATGCGTAATGATCTTGAAATATTTAGCGATGCTGTCGCCTCCCTACTGCCCACCTTGGGCTCGGATTCTTTTCCGGGCCAGTTGGTGGCGCTGCTAAAACGGCTTGTTTCTTTTAACAACGCCCTGGTGCTGATTTATCGCAAAAATAAAAAGCCTTTGTTGGTCTACAACGATTTGCCCACCACTGAGAGAGAAGTCAATGTGGTGCGCTTTATGGAAGGCGCCTATCTGTTGGACCCCTGCTTTCGCGCTATTGCAGATAACAAAGCCAACGGCTTTTACCGCTTGAAAGACATCGTACCCAACGGTTTTGGCAGCAGTGAATACTATCGCAGTTACTATCGCTACACCGGTTTAACCGATGAATTTGGCTACGTAATGCCCATCGGCAATGAAATTGGTATCAACATCGCGCTGGGGCGCACCCAGACCAGTCAGGGCATTAACCGCCGGGATGTTCAGGTGCTCAACGACATTACCCAAACCGTTGCCGAACTGTGCCGTCAACACTGGAATATGGGCCACACCAACGGCGACACTTCCTCACTGCCTCACCAGTTGGAAAGCGCGCTAGACAATTTTGGTCGTTCTTTACTCACCGACCGGGAAACCCAGGTGGTGCAACTGTTCCTGCACGGCCACTCCACTCGATCCATTGCCGATAAGCTGGGCATATCTCCGGAAACCGTGAAGCTGCACCGCAAGAACAGCTACGCCAAGCTAGATGTTTGTTCTCAGGCAGAACTGTTTTATTTGTTTATCGATTCCTTATCCAGCCTGGAAAACTACACCGGTGGCGACCCCTTGGTGGGCTACCTGACACACGCTAATTAA